One Gadus morhua chromosome 23, gadMor3.0, whole genome shotgun sequence DNA segment encodes these proteins:
- the LOC115537267 gene encoding uncharacterized protein LOC115537267, whose translation MTTCGTVTKSMLLLAVVVALTGQGSAVTQKFYECCTTVSRKHITETIVDYMVQERNPPCVNAIRFQTESGLWYCCKHNEPWVLRKIRQLRATKRAALASGPSLL comes from the exons ATGACGACCTGTGGCACCGTGACGAAGagcatgctgctgctggctgtggtGGTCGCTCTGACCGGACAAGGATctgcag TAACTCAGAAGTTCTATGAATGCTGCACCACGGTGAGCAGAAAGCATATCACTGAAACCATCGTGGACTACATGGTGCAAGAGAGAAACCCTCCCTGTGTCAATGCCATCCG ttTCCAAACGGAGAGTGGTCTTTGGTACTGCTGCAAACATAATGAGCCCTGGGTGTTGAGGAAGATCAGGCAGCTTAG GGCGACAAAAAGAGCAGCATTGGCCTCCGGCCCCTCCCTCCTGTAG